Proteins from a single region of Mumia flava:
- a CDS encoding DEAD/DEAH box helicase: MPSLTRLADPDVLRSHMDDGAIRRGEAYARDGMVIDLDVAHNRDGVVLQAAVAGTGRTPYQTVVSARWDAADAVELYSACSCPVHRACKHAVAVALVAARDEMPRPTAAPAKPAWQRAVADLLDDEAPPQRGPEGVQEIGLRFELARRIARRRTFGRTPAPTRPDLRLRPVRRGSSGRWVKTGITWRDLAYADPWRGSLRRDHLEVLRSLMATHRSRVGAYGTSDDTLGLGDLGSGVWRLLAEAADVGVPFVTDGFAEVRLGAPASLRLDVRADGDDVVVVAGGQVGDRFVRPEDLRLLGDPVHGLVAWSGDDARAVATLAPLDRPPTRALRDLLLSGEPLQVPAESRAEFVGDYLPELAARVPIVSGDDSVVVPSPPTPHLVLAITWVGDEEVRLAWSWHYRADGQTVRVHPIDEPPAAQGRRDPQAERAFLTGLRLSDERADLLCGETDDGPTPYAQLRLRGIETLEFAQEVLPGLRDHESFEIVEEGEQPEFRELVGKAEIRFDAAPRADGRSDWFDLEVVVTIGGEQVGLAQIIEALATGQDRILLHKGHYVSVDRPELDALARTLADARALSDQPRRSTVRVPTQAFDLWDELDEIGVVDDQARRWTRAARALVGSDGIGEVAVPDGLEATLRSYQHDGYRWLSFLYDHGLGGILADDMGLGKTVQALATILRARAAQPDAPPFLVVAPTSVVTTWAEQSAQFAPGLDVRTVTESRARRRASLGEYVSGADLVITSYTLLRIEADDYADLRWAGLIMDEAQAVKNHRSKTHQALRRIGCPFSVAITGTPLENDLMELWSLLSIAAPGLFPAPDWFRHEVAAPIEKGGDAELLAMLRRRIRPLVLRRTKESVAADLPPKQEQILEVPLPGRHRKVYDTHLQRERQRMLALLEEAGSVEGDQKSRMTLFAALTRLRQLSLDPGLVDPAYDAIGSAKLDLLVEHLHELVAEGHRALVFSQFTSYLKRVRTRLDVEGITHAYLDGSTRDRAGAVAQFRDGDVSAFLVSLKAGGVGLTLTEADYVFLLDPWWNPAVEAQAVDRAHRIGQHRPVMVYRLVSVGTVEEKVMELKARKAELFSSVLDDDGMLGGGIDTDDLRGLLEG, encoded by the coding sequence GTGCCGAGCCTCACCCGCCTCGCGGACCCGGACGTGCTGCGTTCCCACATGGACGACGGCGCGATCCGGCGCGGCGAGGCGTACGCCCGGGACGGCATGGTGATCGACCTCGACGTGGCCCACAACCGTGACGGCGTGGTGCTCCAGGCGGCGGTCGCGGGCACCGGCCGGACTCCCTACCAGACCGTCGTCTCCGCCCGCTGGGACGCCGCCGACGCCGTAGAGCTCTACTCCGCGTGCTCCTGCCCGGTCCACCGCGCCTGCAAGCACGCGGTCGCGGTCGCGCTGGTGGCGGCGCGCGACGAGATGCCGCGTCCCACCGCCGCGCCGGCGAAGCCCGCGTGGCAGCGTGCCGTCGCGGACCTCCTCGACGACGAGGCCCCGCCGCAGAGGGGCCCGGAGGGTGTGCAGGAGATCGGGCTGCGGTTCGAGCTGGCGCGCCGGATCGCGAGGCGCCGGACGTTCGGCCGCACGCCCGCGCCGACCCGCCCGGACCTGCGGCTCCGCCCCGTACGGCGGGGTTCGAGCGGTCGGTGGGTCAAGACCGGCATCACCTGGCGCGACCTCGCGTACGCCGACCCGTGGCGCGGCTCGCTGCGCCGCGACCACCTCGAGGTGCTGCGTTCGCTGATGGCCACGCACCGCTCCCGCGTCGGGGCGTACGGGACGAGCGACGACACCCTCGGCCTGGGCGACCTCGGGTCCGGGGTGTGGCGGCTGCTCGCGGAGGCGGCGGACGTCGGCGTGCCGTTCGTGACCGACGGCTTCGCCGAGGTACGGCTGGGTGCGCCGGCGTCGTTGCGTCTCGACGTGCGGGCGGACGGCGACGACGTGGTCGTCGTGGCCGGTGGGCAGGTGGGGGACCGGTTCGTACGGCCCGAGGACCTGCGGCTGCTCGGCGATCCGGTGCACGGGCTCGTCGCGTGGTCCGGCGACGACGCCCGCGCGGTCGCCACCCTCGCGCCGCTCGATCGGCCGCCGACGCGGGCGCTGCGCGACCTGCTGCTGTCCGGGGAGCCGCTGCAGGTGCCGGCGGAGTCGCGCGCGGAGTTCGTCGGCGACTACCTGCCGGAGCTCGCGGCGCGCGTGCCGATCGTCTCCGGCGACGACTCCGTGGTCGTTCCCTCGCCGCCGACGCCCCACCTCGTCCTCGCGATCACCTGGGTCGGCGACGAGGAGGTCCGTCTCGCGTGGTCGTGGCACTACCGCGCCGACGGCCAGACCGTACGGGTCCACCCGATCGACGAACCGCCCGCAGCGCAGGGCCGCCGTGATCCCCAAGCCGAGCGTGCGTTCCTCACCGGCCTGCGGCTGTCCGACGAGCGGGCCGACCTGCTCTGCGGCGAGACCGACGACGGCCCCACCCCGTACGCCCAGCTCCGGCTGCGCGGGATCGAGACCCTGGAGTTCGCGCAGGAGGTGCTGCCGGGGCTGCGGGACCACGAGTCGTTCGAGATCGTCGAGGAGGGCGAGCAGCCGGAGTTCCGGGAGCTGGTCGGGAAGGCCGAGATCCGGTTCGACGCGGCGCCGCGGGCCGACGGGCGCTCGGACTGGTTCGACCTCGAGGTCGTCGTGACGATCGGCGGCGAGCAGGTCGGTCTCGCGCAGATCATCGAGGCGCTCGCGACCGGCCAGGACCGCATCCTGTTGCACAAGGGCCACTACGTCAGCGTCGACCGGCCCGAGCTCGACGCGCTCGCCCGTACGCTCGCCGACGCTCGGGCGCTGAGCGACCAGCCGCGCCGCAGCACGGTCCGCGTGCCGACCCAGGCGTTCGACCTGTGGGACGAGCTCGACGAGATCGGCGTCGTCGACGACCAGGCCCGGCGCTGGACCCGCGCGGCCCGGGCGCTGGTCGGCAGCGACGGCATCGGCGAAGTCGCGGTGCCGGACGGGCTGGAGGCGACCCTGCGCTCGTACCAGCACGACGGCTACCGCTGGCTCTCCTTCTTGTACGACCACGGGCTCGGAGGGATCCTCGCCGACGACATGGGACTCGGCAAGACCGTGCAGGCTCTCGCGACGATCCTGCGCGCCCGCGCGGCCCAGCCGGACGCGCCGCCGTTCCTCGTGGTGGCGCCGACGAGCGTGGTGACGACGTGGGCGGAGCAGTCCGCGCAGTTCGCGCCGGGGCTCGACGTCCGGACGGTGACCGAGTCGCGGGCGCGCCGCCGCGCGTCGTTGGGGGAGTACGTGTCCGGGGCCGACCTCGTGATCACCTCGTACACCCTGCTGCGGATCGAGGCCGACGACTACGCCGACCTGCGCTGGGCGGGCCTCATCATGGACGAGGCGCAGGCCGTCAAGAACCACCGGTCCAAGACCCACCAGGCACTGCGCCGGATCGGCTGCCCGTTCTCGGTGGCGATCACCGGGACGCCGCTCGAGAACGACCTGATGGAGCTCTGGTCGCTGCTGTCGATCGCGGCGCCGGGGCTGTTCCCCGCGCCGGACTGGTTCCGGCACGAGGTCGCGGCGCCGATCGAGAAGGGCGGCGACGCCGAGCTCCTCGCGATGCTGCGCCGCCGGATCCGCCCGCTCGTGCTGCGCCGCACGAAGGAGAGCGTCGCCGCGGACCTGCCGCCGAAGCAGGAGCAGATCCTCGAGGTCCCGCTCCCCGGTCGGCACCGCAAGGTCTACGACACGCACCTCCAGCGCGAGCGACAGCGGATGCTCGCGCTGCTCGAGGAAGCCGGGTCGGTCGAGGGCGACCAGAAGAGCCGGATGACGCTGTTCGCGGCGCTGACCCGGCTGCGCCAGCTCAGCCTCGATCCCGGTCTCGTCGACCCGGCGTACGACGCGATCGGCTCCGCCAAGCTCGACCTCCTCGTCGAGCACCTCCACGAGCTCGTCGCCGAAGGACACCGCGCCCTCGTCTTCAGCCAGTTCACCTCGTACCTCAAGCGCGTCCGTACCCGCCTCGACGTTGAAGGCATCACCCACGCGTACCTCGACGGCAGTACGCGCGATCGCGCCGGTGCCGTCGCGCAGTTCCGCGACGGGGACGTGTCGGCGTTCCTCGTCAGCCTCAAGGCCGGCGGCGTCGGGCTGACGCTGACCGAGGCTGACTACGTGTTCCTGCTCGACCCATGGTG